In the genome of Deltaproteobacteria bacterium, the window GGCTACAAGATGACCGTGGTGGCGCTCGACGGCCGGCGCATCAGCAAGGTGCGGATCGAACGGCCGGGCCCCCGCGTCCCGCCCGCGAGCTAGCGACTCAGCTAACGCCGGGCGCCACGGCGATGGCGTTCTTGGTCGTGCGCTTGACCCCGTACATGGCGGCGTCGGCGGCGCGGAACAGGCCGTCGCCGTTGGCGGCGTGCTGCGGGAAGGTGGCCACGCCGATGCTGGCCGTCACCATCGAGATGTCGATGCCGTTGCCGTCCAAAGTGCTGGAGGCTTCGATCGCCTCGCGGATGGCCCGGGCAATGATGAGCGCGGCCGCCGTCTCGGTGTCGGGGAGCAGCACGACGAACTCGTCGCCGCCGAAGCGGGCGGCAATGTCGCCTGGGCGGATCAGGTGGCCGATCATGCGTCCGATGGACGCGATGGTGCGGCTGCCGACCAGGTGCCCATGGCTGTCGACCACGGTCTTGAAGTTATCCAGGTCGAGCACCAGCAGCGACAGCGGCTGGCCGTTCGCCTGTGCCTGTGCCACCGCCTGCGGCAGCACGCGGTTGAAGTGGCGGGTATTGGCTAGCCCGGTGAGATCATCGGTAATCGAGGCCAGCTGCGCTTGCCGGTATAGCGACGCGTTTTCAATGGCGATGGCGGCGTGATCGGCCAACGTTTGCACCAGCCGTTGCTCTTCCTCGGTGAAGGCGGAGCCGTCGACCTTGTTGACGACCTCGATGACGCCCAACAGCGTATCCTTTGAAACGACCGGCAGGCACAGCAGACTGCGGGTCTTGAGCTGGGCCTTGCGCTCAACCCCGCGAAAATGGCGCGGGTCGCGGCTGACGTCGGGCACGCACGCGGGCTGGCGGTGCTGCGCCACCCAACCGGCGATGCCCTGATCGGCGCGAATGCGCAGGCCGTCGATTACGCCCGCCTGCAACGTGCGCGAGGCGGTGAACACCAGCTCGCGGCCGGACTGGTCGCGCATCAGCAGCGAGCAGGCCTCGCTCGGTACCGCCGCGCTCACCTGTGCCAGCACGCGGCGCGTGACCCCGGGGTCTCCGGCTAACATCTCGGCGCTGACCGTGGCCGCCAGCTCGGCGGCAATCGCTTCCAGCAACTGCTGGTCGTTGTCGGTGAAGGTGCCGCCGTCGGTGCGGTTGAGCACCTCGATAACGCCGACCACGTTGCGGCCCTGGGCGATCGGAACGGCGAGCACGGAGCGGGTGGAGAACTGCGCCGCCTGGTCGATGAGCCGGTAGAAGCGCGGGTCCTGCTCGGCCCGGTCGACTCGGGCACTGCGCCCCGAGTGCGCCACCCAGCTGGCGATGCCCTGATCGGCCGGGACGTGCATGCCGACGATGGTGTTTTCGCGCAGTGTTTCGGTGGCCGCGAATACCAGCTCGTTGCGCTCGCCATCGTAGAGCAGCAGCGACAGCGCCTCGGCATTTGTGACCAGCTTGATGCGATTGAGAATGATGCGCAGGATCTCGGCCAGGTCGAGCGTCGAGGTCAGCGCCTTGATCAACTCGTTGAGCGCCGACAGTTCGGCGAGCTGCCGCTGTAACTGCGGTGCGGCTGACTCGGTGGACATTGCTGCTGGGCTTAGCGCAGGCGGCGGGAAAGTTCAAAGCCCGATGCTGCTGCACCCTCGCCTCAGATGACTCCGGCTTCCTTCAATTTCGCCACCTCATCCCAGCTGTAGCCGAGCATCCCGGTGAGGACCTCCTCGGTGTGCTGGCCAAGCTCGGGGGCGGGCAGGCGCACACTGCCCGGGGTCGCGCTCAGCCGAATCGGAATGCCGACGACCTGCGTGGTCCCGAAGGCTGGGTGGTCGAAGTCATGGACGTAGTCGTTGGCGAGCACTTGCGGATCACCGGGCAGGTCATCGACACTGTTGACGACGGTGAAGATGAAGTCCCCACCCCGGGCGAGCACCTCGAGCCAGTGGTCGCGCGGCGCGGTGGCGAAGATCTCGTCGAGGAGGGCGATGCACTCGGCGGCGTGCGCGGTGCGGGCGCGCATGTCGCAGAAGCGCAGGTCCTCGGCCAGCTCCGGCCGGCCGAGCACACGGCAGAGGTCGGCCCAGTAGCGGTCGGGTTGCAGCATCCCCAGCGCCAGCCACTGGCCGTCACGGCAGCGGTAGTGATTCCACAACGGGTTATTGGTGTAGGCGCGGGCTTGGCGCGGAATCGCAAAGCCCATCATCAAGCGCGCCGCCACGCTCAGGCCTTGCAGCCAAGTCATACTGCCCAAGTGTGAGGCATCAACGTCCTGGCCGACACCGTAGCGATCGCGCGCAATCACCGCGGCCAGCACGCCGTAGGCGAGCATAATCGCGCCCATCTGATCGGCGATGCCGCCGGCAATCGCTACCGGCGGCATGTCGGGTTCACCGGCGGCGAGCATGATGCCCGAGCGCGCCTGCGCCATGTAATCGAACGACGGCGCGCCGCTTTCAGGCCCCTCGGGACCGTAACCCGAGGCGCTGGCGTAGATCAGCTTGGGGTTGTGTTGGCGCAGCGTAGCGGCGTCTAAACCCAGCCGGGCGGCAACACCTTGGCGGAAATTCTGCATGAAGACATCCGCGCGCGCCGCCAGCTGGCAGACGATGTCGCGGCCGGCGGCTGTCTTAACGTCGATGGCGATGCTCTTCTTGTTGCGATTATTGGCCTCGAAGTAGAAGTTGGGCCGCCCCTCCATGGCGATGCCGCTGATCCGTGTCAGCCCGCGGCCGGGATCACCAGCCACCCGCTCCTCGATCTTGATTACCTCGGCTCCCAGATCACCTAGCATCACCGAGGCCACCGGGCCTTGCTGCCAGATGGTCCAATCGATCACACGGATTCCTTCAAGCGGCATGGGCATGACTACGATCTCACCTTGGACTTGGCGCGCGGCTTGGCGGCCGCGCGGCTGCGCCTTTCTGCTTCGGCCTTGAATTCCAGCACCGACTGCTGCACCGCGGAGCGTTCCAGCAGGCGGCGGATCGGGCCGGGCACCCAGAAGCCGGTGACCACCGCCTGGCGGCAGGTGGCCTGCGTGGTCCTAGCCGTGAGCTTCTCGAACTCGTACGAGCCCTCGATCGATTGGATGTCGCCCTCGACCGAATGCCAGGTCAGGCGGTGCGGCTCATTGTATTCGTACTCCAGCACGTAGCGCAGCGTCTTGAGCTTCATGTTGATGTGAAACTCGACCAGACGCGCCAGACCATCCGGGTAGCGTTCGAGCACGTGGATCTCCTCGATCGCCGGCGACCAGGCCGGATAGGCATCGAAGTCGGTGATCGCAGCGAAGCAGTCGCGCACCGGCGCTGCCACCTCGGCAGAAAACTCCTGAGCCCCTGCAAGCGACATGGGCGCAGACTAGTCCGGATCGGAGCGGATTTGCAACGATCGGCAAGCGCGCCACGGCACCGGGCAGAGCGGCCGCTCAGTAGGCTGGCTGAGGCGAAGTCACTTTGTTAGGCCGCGGCCAGGGTGCTTGACTCCTCGGCTCGGCGCGCTCACATTCGCCGGGTGCGATCCCCGCGGCTGATGTTCTTGGCTTCGCTATTTCTGCTGATCCCGGCGGTGGCGTTGATCGTCGTCGGTGTGCTGGTGCTGGTGTTCAGTCGCGCGGTGGTAGACGTCACCTTCGGAGTGCTGATCCTGTGTTCGTGCGCCGTGCTGCTGGGTGGGGCGGTGTGGCTGGTGGTGTCGCTCAAACGAACCTCGGACCTGTCGCAGCTGCAGCTCGACTTTCTCTCCAAAGTGTCGCACGAGTTCAAGACCCCGCTGACCAGCATCCGCATGTTCGTCGATACCCTGGCGGAAAGGCGCTTGACCTCGGAAGCGCAAACGGCGCGCTGCTTGACCCTGCTGCGGCAAGAGACCGAGCGCTTGAGCGCGCTCATCGATCGGCTGCTGGACTTCGGCCGCATGCAGGCCGGCAAGATGGTTTACCATCGCGAACCCGAGTCGGTGGCGGCGGTGGTGGAGGCGGCGCTGCGGGCTTTCGAGCCGCTGCGCGAGCAAGAGCAAGTGGCGGTGGAGATCGACGTGCAGCCGGATCTGCCGCCGGTGCTTGCCGACCGTGAGGCGGTGAGTGGTGCGCTGCTCAATTTGCTGCACAACGCCTGCAAGTACAGCGGCGAGGTCAAGCGCATTCGGGTCGAGTGCCGGCGAGAAAACGGCCGCGTCGCGCTGTCGGTACTCGACAACGGCCCGGGGGTTCCGCGGCGCGAGCGCCGGCGCATCTTCGAGGTCTTTTACCGCATGGACGACCGCCTCAGCCGGCGCGTCGGCGGCAGCGGCCTCGGCCTGGCGATCGTGCGTCACGTCGCCCAAGCCCACGGCGGCCGTGTGCGGGTGACCAGTCGCGCCGGAGGCGGCGCGGCGTTCTCCATTCTCTTGCCCGTCCTCAGCGGTTGACTCGCCCCCCCGCTGCCACACTTAGGCGCAACCATGCCCAATGAACGCATACTGCTGATCGAAGATGATCCGGCGATCGTCGCCGGGCTGGAAATGAACTTGTCGCTGGAAGGCTACGAAGTGGTCTCGGCTCGTGACGGTGACAGCGGGCTCAAACGGGTGGAGGACGGCAAGCCGGACCTGATTCTACTCGACATCATGCTGCCCAAGCGCAACGGCCTCGAAGTGTTGCGCCGCATCCGTGCGCACAATGCCGAGATTCCCGTACTGATCATCAGCGCCCGCGGCGACGAAAGCGATAAGGTGCTCGGCCTGGAGTTGGGTGCCGATGACTACATCAGCAAGCCGTTCAGCGTCAGCGAGCTGCGCGCACGCATCAACGCCCGCTTGCGCCGCAAGCGGGTGGGAGCGGCCGGGCGCCAGCTCGAAGGCTTCGGCGAGGTGCGGGTCGATTGCGAGCGCTATCGCGTCACCCGCGCCGGCAAGGAAGTGCCGATGACCGCGCGCGAGTTCGCGGTGCTGGCCTATTTCCTGCGCAACCCGGATCGAGTGATCACGCGCGACATGTTGTTGCACGCGGTGTGGAAGCTGGAGTTCTCGACCCTACGGACGGTGGACAACTTCATCGCCCGCTTGCGTGCCAAACTCGAACCCGATCCCGACAATCCGCGCTACCTGCTCACAGTCCGTGGCGTGGGCTATCGCTTCGAGCCCGAGGGCGGTGGCGCGGGTTGAGGAAGCGGGCACCGAGGGGCCGGCACCGCCCAGATTGCGGGGCGAGTGCTCGGCGGCGCCGGCGCGGCTATGCTCGCTTCTCCGCCAGCTGCAACCACGCGGGGCCGTAGAGCATGTAGCTGGCCCAGGCCCAGGCGCCCTTGCCGCCGGCACGGCGCGTGGCGCGGCGAGCCGCCAGCAGGGCATCGCCGAGCCCGGTGCCTGCGGCCACCGCCTGATAGAAAGCAAGTGCGAAGCTGACCGCTTCCAGGTCAGGGATACTCCAAAACGTGCCCACGTAAGCCCGCACCCCGGCCTGCAGCAGCGCTTCGGCGAAGCCGTAGGATTGGCGCAGGCCGACGATGCCGACTTGGCAGGCGTTGGCGAAGATCAACAGCGGCGGGCGCTCATAGCCGCGCACTTCACGCGCGGTGAGCATGCCGTCGGCTTCGCCCGGCAAGACCAGGCCGCTGCGCTCGGGCCGCTCCAGGTCGTACTCGCCGTGTCCGGCGTAGTGCAGAATATCGACGGCGCCCGCTTGCATCAGCGCGCTGACACGGCCTTCGCTACACTCAGCTCGGCCGATGAACGTGTGCACCTCGAAGCGGGCGTCGCGGCGCAGCAGGCGAGCGAGCTGCTGAGCCTCGCGGGCGGCGGCAGGGAGGTTGTCCGTGGGGTTGCCGACGATCGCCACCCGTAGGCGCCGCGGGCGCGACCCCGGCAGCAGATAGGTGTTGGCCGGGCGGTGGTCGGCGGCTATCGCCAAGCGCCGCGCTACCGCCATACGCAGAGCGATCGGCTGCTGGCCGGCCGGCAGCAATTCCCACGGCACCGAGGCCGCGGCCGGCTCCAAGTTCAGCGTCGCCTGGGTGAAGCCGTCGCGGTCGTACAGCGGCTTTGCCAGCTGGCGCGGGAAGACGGCTTCCAAGCGCTTGCCGAAGCGCTGCAGCGCCGCCACCTTGGGCGCGTCCGGGCCGCGGGATTCCATGGCGTCCTTGAGTTGCTGCACTTCTCTTCCCAGGGTTTGCGGGTTGACCGCGGTCTGTTTCGTGGGGATGGCGGCGGCGCCCATCAAGAAATAGCGCAGACCGCCGGGTGCCGCCTCGATCCAGTAGCTCAGCTCGTTGTAACCCCGGCCCGGCGCCTGCTGCGGCGGCGGGGCCAGCTGCGGCAGTTCCTTGTGCTCGATCTCGACGCCGCGCGCAGCCCAGTAGGGAACGGCCTCGGCCACCAGGCGGTAGAGCTCGCGGTAGCGGCGAGGGTTGGCCTCACATAGAGTCATAGCGCGAAACAGTCCATCGGTGTCGACGGCGTCCAGTCCGATGAGAAATCCTTCGAGCAGGAATTGCAGCGAGTGCTCCAGTCTCAACGAGGTGCCGGCGCCGATCGGCACGGTGGCGAAGTCGGTGACGTGCACCTGGTGCAGCGCCCGGGCGAGGTTTTCGCCGACCTGGCGCAGCACTGCCGCGTTGAAGTAGCGGGCCTCGCCCAGACCGGCGAGCACGGCCAGCTCGGCGGGAATGGCGGCACCGGGCACCGGCAGGAACAGCAGTTCGCCCGCGCCGCCGTGAATCGCGCCCTGGTGGAAGAGCTGGGTGACGTAACCGTCGACCTTGGCGTCGAGGGCGGCCAGCGAGCTTTGCGGCCTGACGCCGGGGAATACGCCCAGTACCAGCGCGTAGCTCGGGGCCTCGGTAACCGAGCCGCAAGCGGTCTTGATCAACAGCCGGCGTGCCCGCCGAGCGACGGCCGGCGGCGGCGGCGCTGCGCGCTCGGGTGTTCGGGCCGGGGCCTGACGTAGGAATGGCTGTAGCACCGCCGCCGTCGCCCGTTGCAGCGCGGCTCGTTGCGCCGCGGTGGTGGCGCGTGTGAGCTCTTGGCGCAGGCGGCGGGCGGCCTCGATCTGCGCGGCGGGCGACGGCGCCGGCGGCGGTGCGGCGCGCCCGCGCCGAGCGGCGATGAACGCGGGGACCGCCGGCAGCGCTGGCGCCGTGTACGGCCGCGTAACCGCGCGCGCACGGCTCAAGGGCAGTGCCGGCGGCAACGCCACCGCACGACCTTCGAGCGCGGCGCAAGTAGCCTCGATCACCTCGGGCTCACTCGGAAGTGAGCCGTGTTCAGTGGCGGTGAAGTAGGTGCGTTCGACTCCATCGAGCAGGCACAAGTCCAGCGGGACAGTGCCGTCGCCGGCCTCGGAGGAACGGAACTCGAAGCGTCCGGGGCGGCGTAGTCTGATTTCAGTGACGGTGTCCTGCCCGTAGCCGGCGATCAGGGTGTAGCGCGCCCGCGTGCTGGCGTCATCGGCAAGCTGCTCCTGGAACTTGCGCGCGCGCACCAAAGCGGCTGCGGCTGGGGCGGCATTGCCCCAGGTGTTGCCGGCGAAGAAATCAATCGCGGCCTTGGCCTGGTTGGGCAGCATTTGCAACAGCCCGGGAAATGAACGGAACACGGCAGTCAGCGTCGCGGCGGAGTTAGCAAGGTCGAGGCGGGCGACCCACTGGAACAGCCCCTCTTCACCGGTGAGGACCAGCACGGGCTTGAAGCTGCCGAAATTGGGCGTGCCGAGCATGATCAAGCGGCTGACGCGGGCGGCGGCCGCGGGGTGTGCCTGGAACATGCGCCGGCTGACCAGACCGCCCATGCTGTGGGCTACCAGCGACACCGGCCGTTCAGGCGGCAGCGCCTCGATGGTATTGGCGAGCACGGCGGCGGACTCGCGAATGTCGCGGCGCCAGTCGAAGCAGTGCGCCCGTGCGTCGAAGCCGCGCTCGTGCAGCGCTTCGATGAGATCGCCGTAATAGCTGTCGAAGATCCCGCTGGCGCTGATGTGCACCCGCGGGTTGGCATCGCTGCGGCCGTCGGCGGTGAGTTGGAGCTGGGCCAGTTGGCCGGCGACCAGGCCGAGCGGATCGAGCCAGATCAGACCGTAGCCGCTGCGCTGCGTATCGCTCAGCTCGCTGCCGAGGATTCCCGGAAGCACCAGCACAATCGGCTGCTTGCTTCCGCGGGTGCTAGCGCTAGCGGTGCTGCGGACAGCGGACCTCTGCGCACGAGCCATGGCCACCTCCAAGCAAGGTAGTATCGCCGGCTGAGCTACCGCACATTGTTGGAGGTTGCAAACATCGCCAGTGAGACTCGCAGGGTCACTCGCCCACGCCGCGACCTTTCTCCCGTATACCCACCACTCGTGGCGAAGACTAAGCTGTCGCGAAGAAGAAGCTTGACGGCTTGATCGGCACCGCGCTACCAGCCGGCGCGCGCGTGTTGCTGTACCGCACGCTGAGTAGTCGCCGTGGTTGCTACGGGGGAAGCATGGGTGTGGCGCGAGAAACAACACCAAATTGGCCAGGGCATAGACCAATCGTGCCCCTTTCCAGCCGCCTTCCACACCCCGGCGCCATCCGCGCCATCCAGGGGCGGCGATCAGTAAGATGGTCGTGCCACGCAAAGACTTTCGCAGATAGCTCGGGACGTGCTCGAAGCATGAGCACGGTCCTTTCGACGAGCTTGGGCCGTTTTCAGGCAAGTCTGCGACAAATTCGTCACATTGTGACGCCGAATGTCACGCCTACTCTTTGGAGCGAGTCGTGTGGTCCATTGACGAGGAGATGCGCCGAGTCGGTCAAAGGTGCGCAGAGGGCGCCGATCTCCGTGACTTCGCAGGCGCGTACGCAAAAGAGGCGGGCCGCCGTGGTCCTCGGCAGCCCCTGGGCGGTTCGGATGACCGCGCTCGGCGTGGTTGGCGGCCTCGGCGGCCACGTCCACCGCCTCGCTGATCCGTTCCACCGCCTTGGCCGGCACGACCACGCCCGCCACCTCGGCCAAGTTGCGACGGAGCGCATCGAAGGGCTCCTGGGCCCGCATTCGAGCCATCAACCGGCGCATCCCGCTGAAGGAGGTGTCGACCACGTCGAGGTCCTCGTCCTTCGGGATGACCCCGCGCCGTCTGGGGGTGCACACTGCGCGCAGTGATAGTAGGCGCGTCGGACCTGCTAGCGCACCCGCCACCGGCCGGGGTTTCCGGAAAACACCGGCCAGAAGTTTCGGAACCCACAGCTGTCGGTGAACAAGGCGCTGAACGGCTGCGGGTGATCGCGCGCACGCAAGACGGGAGGAGGGAATGCTAGTGTCAGAGTAAGCGGCAGGTGAAAGCAGGAAAGAAGCGGACGCCCTACAAAACCATGACAACAGGGAAGGAGAAGAAAAGATGACTCGAAATCGCGTAACAATGACAATCGCGGCGGCTTGCACGCTGGTGTGCTTGCCGGCGGCCAGCCATGCCCTCATCACTTGTCGCAACACAACCACCGGCGATCTCGTGGCCCGCTCGACGTGCCTGGCCGGCGAGGTGGCGGCGAACGCCAAGTCCATCAGGCTCTTGCCGCGGATCTTCGCCGGCGCGCTGCATAGCCTGCAGCCAATACCCGACGCTGCCCCAAATAACTGGCCAAGTGGCACCGTGGCGACCTTGAACGTCCCCATTGCCGGCACCTTCCATATCACCGGCAAGGCCGACGTCGGCGAGTGGAGCGGCACAGCCACCCCGGTGCGATGCGTCCTTAAGGCTGGAGGTGACTACGACGAGGCGAACGCCGGGCTGCTCAACAGCGATGAGATGCTCAGCTTCGACTTCGTGCACACGTTCGCGGCAGCCGGCCCGGTCTCGCTGCTGTGTACCGACTGGGGTGTGGGGCCGGCGCAGATTTGGTTGGTGAGAATCGCGGCGCAGGAGGTGCAGGGCAGCTCCTCCATGTTGTCCGCGCCCCCAGACCTGATTCCGATCAACATGGACAATTTGGGCTACTGCACAAACGACACAAATTACTTCTACGTGAAGAACCAAGGCCCCAGCTGGGCGCCGGCTTCGACCGCTCGCATCGGCCGCTGCAACGTGGATGTAGCCGTGCCGGCTTTGAGCCCCGGTGCAGTCCTCTTCTTTCCGGTACCAGCCGGTTGCGACCGGCAAGACGAGATCACGGTTGACTTCTACAATGCTGCGGCCGAGAGCGACGAGGGCAACAACAGCTCCGCTTGCTACATTATGAGGTGACCGAACGGCGGGCAAGAACCGCCAGCTCGCAGCAGAACGGGCCCGGCGCGGATTTGCCGTCCGCGCCGGGCTCACGAGGAATCACCGCGCAGCTACGAGGGCGACGCTGCAGTTACGGCCCGGAGCCTCTTTCGCAGCACTAGTAGCCACGCCACGGGGTCAGGTCTTGATAGCGATAGAGGTGGATGCTAGGAATGCCATCGGATGGCTCGGCCGCTACGCATCACCTTTCCCGGGGCCTGTTACCACGTAACGGCGCGGGGCAATGAGCGCAAGCCGATCTTTCGCGATGACCGGGATCGGGCGCGCTTTCTGGAGATTCTTGCCGACAGCATCCGCCGCTTTGGCCTGGTGCTGCACGCCTACGTGCTGATGCGCAATCACTACCACCTGCTGCTGGAAACCCCCGAGGCGAACTTGGCGCGCGCCATGCGCCAGCTCAACGGCGTGTATACCCAGGACTTCAATCGGCGCCACCGCCGGGTCGGGCACGTCTTGCAAGGGCGCTACAAGGCTATTGTGATTGAGAAGGATAGTTATCTGCTGGAGCTGAGCCGCTATATCCACCTCAATCCGGTGCGGGTTGGGGAAGTAGCGGCGGCGGCGCGCTTTGCGTGGAGCAGCACCGCGGCCTATGTCGGACGCAGGCGCGCACCGCAGTGGCTGCGGATTGATGAGGTGCTGAGCCATTTCGGCCGGCGGCGGCGCACGGCTCAACGCGCCTACGCCCGCTTTGTCGCAGAGGGAGTTGGGGCGCAGGAGCCACGGCCGTGGGAAGAGGTGGTCGGGCAGACGCTGCTGGGGGCCGAGCGGTGGATGGAGCGGATGCGGCGGCGGGTCGAGGCGGGAGAGAATGACCTCGAGGTGCCGGCGAGGCGGCAGCTGCGAAGGCGGCCGCCGCTGTCGGTGGTGTTCACGCAGGTGAGCCGGCGAGCAGGGGTACGGCGGGAGAACCTCGAGCGGCCAACGCCCGGGCGAGTGAACTTGGCGCGGTTAGCGGCAGTGCAGGTGGCGTGGGAGCTCTGCGGCGCGACGCAAGGCGAGATCGGGGCAGCCTGTGGGGTGACGCCCTTTGCCGTGAGCAAGATGCTTCGGCGAGCCGGAGCGTTGAAGGCGACGGATCGGAAGTTCCGGAAGCTGATCGACTCCACCTCTATCGCACTCCAGACGTGACCCTATCGCACTGTTACTGACCCTATCGCACTGTTATCGCACTGACCCTATCGTACTCTTACCGGTCTTCACGTCCCAAATTACAGTTGTGCCCGAGAAAGCTGAGAGGCGCTCACTCACTATCAGGTGTAAACGCCAGGTTCCGAACGCGGTCTGGTGGTCCGCGCAATGCGCACGCGTCGCGCGCGGGCGCGTTGCGCGGACGAAGGTTGGCCCTCTGGGAGTCATCCGTTCAAGCCCCTACGAGCTATCGCCGCAGGACTCCCGCCAACCACCGGAACGGAACGGATGGCCTTCAGTCCTCGCTAATCCGTTAAATTCGCTCAATCCGTTGTAAGCGCCGGCCCTGGCTCGCCCAGCACCAGGTAAGCGTTGACGCCGCCATAGCCGTAGCTGGTGACCAGAGAGGTGCGAATGCGAGCGGGTCTCGGGCTACCCGGAACGTAATCGAGGTCGCACTCGGGAGCGGGTGTATGCAGGTTGTGGGTCGGCGGAATCAGCTGGTGCCGGATTGCCAAGGCCGCCGCGGCGGATTGGAAAGCTCCCGCAGCCCCGAACGGATGCCCCAGCACTCCCTTTATTGAGCTTACCGGCAGGCGTGCCGCCCACTCGCCGAAGGCGCGCTTGATGACTAGCGTCTCCTTGCGATCGAATGCCGGCGAGGAGTTGGCGTGGGCACATACGTAGTCGATGTCCGCAGCAGTGAGGTGGCTGCGACTGATGGCCCGGTGCATCGCCCGTGCGCCGGTCTCGCCGGACGGGTCCGAGCAATATAGCCCGTTGGCATCGCATGACGACGCCGAGCCGAGGATCTCGGCGTACGCGCGCGCGTTGCGGCGGGCCACGCGCTCTGCCGCTTCGAGCACGAACAGGCAGCTGCCCTCGCTGAGCACCATGCCACAGTGGGCCCGGTCAAATGGCCGGGAGGCTTGGGCCGGGTCACCGTCGAACGTCGATAATTCCAATGTGCGGCCCATGCCGGCCATAACCATTGGGATCAGCGGGCTCTCCGTGCCACCGGCAATACACATGTCCAAATCGCCGCTCGCAACCAGCGCGGCGCCATGGGCGATGGCGTGCAGGCTGGCCGGACAACCACTCGAGAACGTGAGCTGGCAGCCGCGGGCCCCGATCGCGCCCGCGACCTCGACACCAGACGAGTAGTTCGGGGTGGCGTTGGCCACGAACGGGTTGACCCGGCGTGCGCCGCGCTCCATGAGAATAGAGTGCTGCTGCTCTGCTTCGCGCCAGCCGCCCAAGGCGGTGCCGAGGCAAACGCCGACTAGCTCCGGATCGTAGAATGCGGCCGGTAGCCGTGCGTCGCGCAGCGCCAACTCGGCTGCACCGAGGGCGAGTTGGGTGACGTGGGT includes:
- a CDS encoding sensor domain-containing diguanylate cyclase yields the protein MSTESAAPQLQRQLAELSALNELIKALTSTLDLAEILRIILNRIKLVTNAEALSLLLYDGERNELVFAATETLRENTIVGMHVPADQGIASWVAHSGRSARVDRAEQDPRFYRLIDQAAQFSTRSVLAVPIAQGRNVVGVIEVLNRTDGGTFTDNDQQLLEAIAAELAATVSAEMLAGDPGVTRRVLAQVSAAVPSEACSLLMRDQSGRELVFTASRTLQAGVIDGLRIRADQGIAGWVAQHRQPACVPDVSRDPRHFRGVERKAQLKTRSLLCLPVVSKDTLLGVIEVVNKVDGSAFTEEEQRLVQTLADHAAIAIENASLYRQAQLASITDDLTGLANTRHFNRVLPQAVAQAQANGQPLSLLVLDLDNFKTVVDSHGHLVGSRTIASIGRMIGHLIRPGDIAARFGGDEFVVLLPDTETAAALIIARAIREAIEASSTLDGNGIDISMVTASIGVATFPQHAANGDGLFRAADAAMYGVKRTTKNAIAVAPGVS
- a CDS encoding CoA transferase, which encodes MPMPLEGIRVIDWTIWQQGPVASVMLGDLGAEVIKIEERVAGDPGRGLTRISGIAMEGRPNFYFEANNRNKKSIAIDVKTAAGRDIVCQLAARADVFMQNFRQGVAARLGLDAATLRQHNPKLIYASASGYGPEGPESGAPSFDYMAQARSGIMLAAGEPDMPPVAIAGGIADQMGAIMLAYGVLAAVIARDRYGVGQDVDASHLGSMTWLQGLSVAARLMMGFAIPRQARAYTNNPLWNHYRCRDGQWLALGMLQPDRYWADLCRVLGRPELAEDLRFCDMRARTAHAAECIALLDEIFATAPRDHWLEVLARGGDFIFTVVNSVDDLPGDPQVLANDYVHDFDHPAFGTTQVVGIPIRLSATPGSVRLPAPELGQHTEEVLTGMLGYSWDEVAKLKEAGVI
- a CDS encoding SRPBCC family protein, coding for MSLAGAQEFSAEVAAPVRDCFAAITDFDAYPAWSPAIEEIHVLERYPDGLARLVEFHINMKLKTLRYVLEYEYNEPHRLTWHSVEGDIQSIEGSYEFEKLTARTTQATCRQAVVTGFWVPGPIRRLLERSAVQQSVLEFKAEAERRSRAAAKPRAKSKVRS
- a CDS encoding sensor histidine kinase, with protein sequence MASLFLLIPAVALIVVGVLVLVFSRAVVDVTFGVLILCSCAVLLGGAVWLVVSLKRTSDLSQLQLDFLSKVSHEFKTPLTSIRMFVDTLAERRLTSEAQTARCLTLLRQETERLSALIDRLLDFGRMQAGKMVYHREPESVAAVVEAALRAFEPLREQEQVAVEIDVQPDLPPVLADREAVSGALLNLLHNACKYSGEVKRIRVECRRENGRVALSVLDNGPGVPRRERRRIFEVFYRMDDRLSRRVGGSGLGLAIVRHVAQAHGGRVRVTSRAGGGAAFSILLPVLSG
- a CDS encoding response regulator transcription factor; protein product: MPNERILLIEDDPAIVAGLEMNLSLEGYEVVSARDGDSGLKRVEDGKPDLILLDIMLPKRNGLEVLRRIRAHNAEIPVLIISARGDESDKVLGLELGADDYISKPFSVSELRARINARLRRKRVGAAGRQLEGFGEVRVDCERYRVTRAGKEVPMTAREFAVLAYFLRNPDRVITRDMLLHAVWKLEFSTLRTVDNFIARLRAKLEPDPDNPRYLLTVRGVGYRFEPEGGGAG
- a CDS encoding CHAT domain-containing protein, producing MLVLPGILGSELSDTQRSGYGLIWLDPLGLVAGQLAQLQLTADGRSDANPRVHISASGIFDSYYGDLIEALHERGFDARAHCFDWRRDIRESAAVLANTIEALPPERPVSLVAHSMGGLVSRRMFQAHPAAAARVSRLIMLGTPNFGSFKPVLVLTGEEGLFQWVARLDLANSAATLTAVFRSFPGLLQMLPNQAKAAIDFFAGNTWGNAAPAAAALVRARKFQEQLADDASTRARYTLIAGYGQDTVTEIRLRRPGRFEFRSSEAGDGTVPLDLCLLDGVERTYFTATEHGSLPSEPEVIEATCAALEGRAVALPPALPLSRARAVTRPYTAPALPAVPAFIAARRGRAAPPPAPSPAAQIEAARRLRQELTRATTAAQRAALQRATAAVLQPFLRQAPARTPERAAPPPPAVARRARRLLIKTACGSVTEAPSYALVLGVFPGVRPQSSLAALDAKVDGYVTQLFHQGAIHGGAGELLFLPVPGAAIPAELAVLAGLGEARYFNAAVLRQVGENLARALHQVHVTDFATVPIGAGTSLRLEHSLQFLLEGFLIGLDAVDTDGLFRAMTLCEANPRRYRELYRLVAEAVPYWAARGVEIEHKELPQLAPPPQQAPGRGYNELSYWIEAAPGGLRYFLMGAAAIPTKQTAVNPQTLGREVQQLKDAMESRGPDAPKVAALQRFGKRLEAVFPRQLAKPLYDRDGFTQATLNLEPAAASVPWELLPAGQQPIALRMAVARRLAIAADHRPANTYLLPGSRPRRLRVAIVGNPTDNLPAAAREAQQLARLLRRDARFEVHTFIGRAECSEGRVSALMQAGAVDILHYAGHGEYDLERPERSGLVLPGEADGMLTAREVRGYERPPLLIFANACQVGIVGLRQSYGFAEALLQAGVRAYVGTFWSIPDLEAVSFALAFYQAVAAGTGLGDALLAARRATRRAGGKGAWAWASYMLYGPAWLQLAEKRA
- a CDS encoding transposase, encoding MARPLRITFPGACYHVTARGNERKPIFRDDRDRARFLEILADSIRRFGLVLHAYVLMRNHYHLLLETPEANLARAMRQLNGVYTQDFNRRHRRVGHVLQGRYKAIVIEKDSYLLELSRYIHLNPVRVGEVAAAARFAWSSTAAYVGRRRAPQWLRIDEVLSHFGRRRRTAQRAYARFVAEGVGAQEPRPWEEVVGQTLLGAERWMERMRRRVEAGENDLEVPARRQLRRRPPLSVVFTQVSRRAGVRRENLERPTPGRVNLARLAAVQVAWELCGATQGEIGAACGVTPFAVSKMLRRAGALKATDRKFRKLIDSTSIALQT